A region from the Apteryx mantelli isolate bAptMan1 chromosome 40, bAptMan1.hap1, whole genome shotgun sequence genome encodes:
- the LOC136995190 gene encoding telomerase Cajal body protein 1-like, translating into MRVGGSRTPGSRRPPPAELQRPPRLVAEAREEYGRRPENFLKGCKWAPDGSCLLTCSNDNTLRIYDLPPALGGAPGGALPELVPALRVPEGDTIYDYCWLPGMASARPSSCLVASSSRDNPVHLWDAFDGSLRGSFRAYNHLDELEAARSLCFSPDGTELLCGFDGAVRVFATGHPGRVCDTRPTHAGGRGQRGLIGCLACSPAQALYACGSYGRSLGLYPRAGGGAVALLPRLPAAPTHLRFTPDGLRLFAGGRKAQHILCWDIRRLDQTLLVLERPVATNQRVAFDLDPSGRFLVSGDSGGCVRVWDTRAAPAAGPQPLLPPLLRFRALRDCVNGASLHPSLPLLATASGQRLFPEPWASAEEEEEEEAEGPPARGHNCLQLWWWGGGDTAEEEA; encoded by the exons ATGCgtgtgggggggtcccggacgcctgggtcccgcaGGCCCCCCCCCGCGGAGCTGCAGCGGCCCCCCCGGCTGGTGGCGGAGGCGCGGGAGGAGTACGGCCGGCGGCCCGAGAACTTCCTCAAGGGCTGCAAGTg GGCCCCCGACGGCTCCTGCCTGCTGACCTGCAGCAACGACAACACGCTGCGCATCTACGACCTGCCCCCGGCgctggggggggccccggggggggccctgCCCGAGCTG gTGCCGGCGCTGCGGGTGCCGGAGGGCGACACCATCTACGACTACTGCTGGCTGCCCGGCATGGCCTCggcccggccctcctcctgcct ggtggccagcagcagCCGGGACAACCCCGTGCACCTCTGGGACGCCTTCGACGGGAGCCTGCGCGGCTCCTTCCGCGCCTACAACCACCTG GACGAGCTGGAAGCGGCGCGGAGCCTCTGCTTCTCGCCCGACGGCACCGAGCTGCTGTGCGGCTTCGACGGCGCCGTGAGGGTCTTCGCCACCGGCCACCCGGGGCGCGTCTGCGACACGCGGCCCACGCACG cgggggggcggggccagcgggGCCTGATTGGCTGCCTGGCCTGCAGCCCCGCCCAGGCGCTCTATGCCTGCGGCTCCTATGGGCGGAGCCTGGGGCTGTacccgcgggcggggggcggggccgtggccctgctgccccgcctccccgccgcccccacccACCTCCGCTTCACCCCTGACGGGCTCCGCCTCTTCGCCGGGGGGCGCAAG GCGCAGCACATCCTGTGCTGGGACATCCGGCGCCTGGACCAGACGCTGCTGGTGCTGGAGCGGCCGGTGGCCACCAACCAGCGGGTGGCCTTCGACCTCGACCC GAGCGGGCGGTTCCTGGTGAGCGGCGACTCGGGGGGCTGCGTGCGGGTGTGGGACacgcgggcggcgccggcggccgggccccaacccctgctgccgccgctgctgcgctTCCGCGCCCTGCGCGACTGCGTCAACGGCGCCAG CCTGCACCCCAGCCTGCCGCTGCTGGCCACGGCGTCGGGGCAGCGGCTCTTCCCAGAGCCCTGGGCCagcgccgaggaggaggaggaggaggaggccgaaggcccccccgcccggggccacaactgcctgcagctctggtggtggggagggggcgACACCGCCGAGGAGGAGGCCTAG